ATTTCTTGGTAAAGACTTACCAAATGTGGCGATCCCGCACACAGACATTGTCCATAATCTCACTGAGAATGTGGTCGTGGTTCGTTTGGATCAACCCGTAACCTTCCATAATATGATTGCTCCAGATAAGGAAGTTCAAGTTTCGCTTTTATTCTTCATTATCAACAATTCAAGCTCTAGCCAAACCAATATTTTGGCCCAGCTGATGGATTTCTTTACATCCAATGGAAATCTCGAAGCTCTATCAAAATTAGATAGTGAAGATAAGCTTTATCAATACATTACGGAAACTATTTCCTAAAACATTCGTAAATATTTATAATGGAGGACATCCAAATGATTAAAATTTTAGCTGCCTGTGGTGCAGGTGTTAACT
The Streptococcus parasanguinis genome window above contains:
- a CDS encoding PTS sugar transporter subunit IIA, whose protein sequence is MGLNQLFNKDLVFCLHAKDQTDLFEQVASLLEERQIVTPTYRSALIEREKSFPTGLDMEFLGKDLPNVAIPHTDIVHNLTENVVVVRLDQPVTFHNMIAPDKEVQVSLLFFIINNSSSSQTNILAQLMDFFTSNGNLEALSKLDSEDKLYQYITETIS